From Pelotomaculum isophthalicicum JI, one genomic window encodes:
- a CDS encoding diphosphate--fructose-6-phosphate 1-phosphotransferase — MDLAGKVVVAQGGGPTAVINQSLAGVVLESRKFPQVSRVYGAINGVEGIVNENFIDLTQETTNNLEQVAKTPSSALLSTRVKPDEQYCKEIFKVLEAHDVRYFFYIGGNDSAETLRIVNKYAKQSKYEFRAIHIPKTIDNDLILNDHTPGYGSAARFVAQTFMGINLDNRALAGVHIGVLMGRHAGFLTAASSISQKYCDDGPHLIDYKLTPLEDVANKTRHMPDEFINAAGNHVTDAFKYYVTPLLGTGLRSTHRLRAPRVPKILTK; from the coding sequence ATGGACTTGGCTGGTAAAGTTGTGGTCGCGCAGGGCGGTGGACCGACAGCTGTAATCAATCAGTCACTGGCTGGTGTGGTCTTGGAGTCCCGAAAATTTCCTCAGGTGTCAAGGGTTTACGGAGCGATTAATGGTGTGGAAGGCATTGTTAATGAAAATTTTATTGATTTAACCCAGGAAACAACCAATAACCTGGAGCAAGTGGCCAAAACACCCTCATCTGCTCTTTTATCAACAAGGGTAAAGCCCGACGAACAATACTGCAAGGAGATTTTTAAGGTTTTAGAGGCGCATGATGTCCGTTATTTCTTTTATATTGGCGGTAATGACTCAGCTGAAACACTTCGGATTGTTAATAAGTATGCTAAGCAGTCAAAATATGAATTTAGAGCAATTCATATCCCGAAAACAATTGATAATGATTTGATTTTAAATGACCATACACCGGGCTATGGTTCCGCGGCAAGGTTTGTGGCGCAGACCTTTATGGGTATTAACCTTGACAACAGGGCGCTGGCGGGTGTGCATATCGGGGTTTTAATGGGCAGGCATGCGGGGTTTTTAACAGCTGCCTCTTCAATTTCGCAAAAGTACTGTGACGATGGACCACATCTTATTGATTATAAACTAACTCCGCTGGAGGATGTAGCCAACAAGACCAGACATATGCCGGATGAATTCATTAATGCGGCAGGCAACCACGTGACAGACGCTTTTAAATACTACGTGACACCGTTGCTCGGCACAGGACTGCGGTCGACGCACAGGCTCAGAGCGCCGCGAGTGCCAAAGATTCTCACCAAATAA
- a CDS encoding DUF5655 domain-containing protein, with product MASTIFFGVRAKLLPLYEQLRGMAMEKLGAFDEHETSSAMLWRHHSAFAEISAKKGFVMRAFWIRHHFNEHITARRRLFAFKRKSGLRLGKRRPLCYRPGRLPCCYLVVYVMCLDFNNTIYRKSILLLVYKIKKKG from the coding sequence ATGGCGAGTACGATATTTTTCGGTGTCCGGGCAAAGTTGCTGCCGCTTTATGAACAGCTTCGCGGCATGGCGATGGAAAAACTCGGCGCGTTTGACGAGCATGAGACATCGAGCGCAATGCTGTGGAGACATCACTCCGCTTTTGCCGAGATAAGTGCCAAAAAGGGATTCGTGATGAGAGCCTTCTGGATTCGGCACCATTTTAATGAGCACATTACCGCCAGAAGGCGGTTATTTGCTTTTAAAAGAAAAAGCGGTCTTCGGTTAGGTAAACGGAGACCGCTTTGTTATCGCCCTGGCCGCTTACCATGTTGTTATCTGGTTGTTTACGTGATGTGCCTCGACTTCAATAACACTATTTATCGCAAAAGCATACTTTTATTAGTATATAAAATTAAAAAAAAAGGATGA
- a CDS encoding DUF6557 family protein — translation MELLKTVVFDDVWTELEKEYSMIDEAFEAYFKVFNQLKSLMPEPNHYGMRLAVARIEDGLEPGTYTYDVFGIKPGDNEHYALELLPWSELLSFEVIEKCVEAYSAAVVVAHSLYELTFLGYDAADVEANIKNEINILKERSKEIENGTAEFVSWDEVCKDIGYVDERTEEEKELQNKQFERINAENKKVYEMLLS, via the coding sequence ATGGAATTATTGAAAACAGTTGTATTTGATGACGTTTGGACAGAGCTTGAAAAAGAATATAGTATGATTGATGAAGCATTTGAAGCGTACTTTAAGGTTTTCAATCAACTAAAGTCATTAATGCCTGAGCCAAATCACTACGGAATGCGCTTGGCTGTAGCAAGGATTGAAGACGGGTTAGAACCCGGTACTTATACCTATGATGTATTCGGAATTAAGCCTGGCGATAATGAACATTATGCATTGGAGCTATTACCGTGGAGCGAATTGCTATCCTTCGAGGTTATAGAAAAATGCGTTGAAGCATATAGTGCGGCGGTTGTTGTGGCACATTCCCTGTACGAGCTTACTTTTTTGGGTTATGATGCTGCTGATGTCGAGGCAAATATTAAAAATGAAATTAATATATTGAAGGAACGCAGCAAGGAAATAGAAAATGGCACAGCGGAATTTGTTTCTTGGGATGAGGTTTGTAAAGATATTGGATACGTAGATGAACGCACAGAGGAAGAAAAAGAACTGCAAAATAAACAATTCGAACGGATAAACGCTGAAAATAAAAAGGTTTATGAGATGCTATTATCATAG
- the fba gene encoding class II fructose-1,6-bisphosphate aldolase, producing MPLVTSTEMFKKVYGKCAVGAFNVNNMEIIQGIVDAAKEEQAPLILQVSAGARKYAKHIYLMKLVEAAVEDSGLSICLHLDHGEDFEICKSCVDGGFTSVMIDGSKLPFAENIALTKKVVEYAHAKGVTVEAELGRLAGVEDDVKVSAADSSYTDPDQAVEFVQKTGCDSLAIAIGTSHGAYKFKGEAKLDFARLGKIASLLPGYPLVLHGASTVLPEFVAKCNQYGGEIKGAQGVPEEMLRKAGTMGVCKINIDTDLRLAMTATIREHFANNPADFDPRQYLKPARGAIKSMVKHKIRNVLNCSNQL from the coding sequence ATGCCACTGGTAACTTCAACTGAAATGTTTAAAAAAGTTTATGGGAAATGTGCCGTCGGAGCGTTTAATGTCAACAACATGGAAATTATCCAGGGAATTGTTGATGCGGCCAAGGAAGAACAAGCCCCTTTGATTTTGCAGGTTTCGGCGGGGGCACGGAAATACGCCAAACATATTTACTTGATGAAACTGGTTGAGGCTGCCGTAGAGGACAGCGGTTTGTCAATTTGCCTGCACCTGGACCACGGGGAGGATTTCGAGATTTGCAAGTCCTGTGTTGACGGTGGTTTTACCTCGGTGATGATCGATGGCTCAAAGCTGCCTTTTGCCGAAAATATTGCCTTGACTAAAAAGGTCGTAGAGTATGCCCATGCCAAGGGTGTAACGGTGGAAGCCGAGTTGGGGCGGCTGGCCGGTGTCGAGGATGATGTGAAGGTCAGTGCCGCGGATTCCAGCTACACCGATCCTGACCAGGCCGTCGAATTTGTCCAAAAAACAGGTTGTGATTCCCTGGCGATCGCGATTGGCACCAGTCACGGAGCCTATAAGTTCAAGGGGGAAGCCAAGCTTGATTTCGCCCGCCTGGGAAAAATAGCATCTCTCCTGCCCGGTTATCCCCTGGTTTTGCATGGCGCCTCCACCGTGCTACCGGAGTTTGTGGCCAAATGCAATCAATACGGGGGAGAGATCAAGGGTGCCCAGGGTGTTCCCGAAGAGATGCTTCGCAAGGCCGGAACAATGGGGGTATGCAAAATAAATATTGATACCGATCTCCGCCTGGCCATGACGGCTACCATCCGGGAGCATTTTGCTAACAACCCCGCTGATTTTGACCCCCGCCAGTATCTCAAACCAGCCAGGGGGGCCATTAAAAGCATGGTCAAGCACAAGATCAGGAACGTCTTAAACTGCAGCAACCAGCTCTAA